From Glycine soja cultivar W05 chromosome 4, ASM419377v2, whole genome shotgun sequence, the proteins below share one genomic window:
- the LOC114409509 gene encoding protein LNK2-like isoform X3 translates to MFDWNDEELANIIWGEGGESDDHIVPYPEVNEDVSNKKEWNQEAAATKLTELKRPEAKTDFHERKLGSSSNLDNSGELPTSGYGTNAWPDLALSSSAKIDHGSLGTEVSNNLSELSKLSSSRGGKEQGHFVDYGWANIGSFDDLDRIFSNDDPIFGHASLDSSNELWSSKDVSNNAAPLPLDTPSSSGALRNRTESLEIKEEYVQCNDKSLDLSNEKIGGPGSQVIENSCTTTANVGNGGVRSKPTGKEQQVFRQKNLLKTRKKSLVKQEENTLQDFYDNWSPSAAPAKQFQNQLAPSVIQSSPSSILGQPKQIQGAETLYQNIINPYAASSVYGNLTNTYPAMPMLSQTHPALSGYEVSPGIVNPVNNLVDSVKPQIMTPQEKIEKLRRRQQMQAMIAIQKQQQQLGHQVPSTSKSSTQKCPPEIQSHLSDGTDDDLRTLPALDPPIEQDDSNTMSVAVGNDFVEDTVLYRLQDIISKLDIKIRLCIRDSLFRLAQRHYTSDTSSTNKSSREELEVAAREESISQNRYARMPDVETETNPIDRTVAHLLFHRPMELTQNYSDKLESPISTKCESKAANPLNFPVSCLPDEDSKNNQQLSHLGFKNPWVDAQSMDQIKNSPCIDTSENASNTQELEASQ, encoded by the exons ATGTTTGATTGGAACGACGAAGAG CTAGCTAACATAATATGGGGTGAAGGAGGTGAGAGTGATGATCATATTGTGCCTTATCCAGAGGTAAATGAAGATGTTAGCAACAAAAAAGAATGGAATCAAGAAGCTGCTGCGACTAAGCTCACTGAGCTGAAGAGACCGGAGGCTAAAACTGATTTTCATGAAAGAAAGCTAGGAAGCAGTTCCAACCTTGATAATAGTGGAGAACTACCTACCTCAGGATATGGAACAAATGCATGGCCTGACTTGGCTTTATCCAGTTCAGCTAAAATTGATCATGGTTCCCTGGGTACTGAAGTATCTAATAATTTAAGTGAACTTAGCAAATTGAGTTCATCAAGAGGTG GTAAAGAGCAAGGTCATTTTGTTGATTATGGATGGGCCAACATAGGAAGTTTTGATGACCTTGATCGGATTTTTAG CAATGATGACCCTATATTTGGCCATGCAAGTCTTGATAGTTCTAATGAGCTTTGGTCGTCTAAAGATGTGAGTAACAATGCAGCACCTTTACCATTGGATACACCAAGTTCATCTGGTGCTTTAAGGAACAGAACTGAGTCTttggaaatcaaagaagaataTGTTCAATGTAATGATAAATCATTGGACCTCAGCAATGAGAAGATTGGGGGTCCTGGATCCCAAGTTATAGAAAATTCATGCACAACCACAGCTAATGTGGGAAATGGTGGAGTTAGAAGTAAGCCTACTGGAAAGGAACAGCAG GTTTTTAGGCAAAAGAATCTTTTGAAAACTCGGAAAAAATCACTGGTAAAACAAGAGGAGAATACCTTGCAGGATTTCTATGATAATTGGTCTCCTTCAGCAGCACCGGCAAAACAATTTCAGAATCAATTGGCACCTTCTGTTATACAATCTTCTCCCTCTTCAATTCTGGGGCAGCCAAAGCAGATCCAAGGAGCTGAAACCCTATATCAGAATATCATAAATCCATATGCGGCTTCTTCTGTGTATGGGAACCTTACTAATACATATCCTGCTATGCCAATGCTATCACAGACTCACCCAGCACTTTCTGGGTACGAAGTGTCTCCTGGTATTGTGAATCCTGTGAATAATTTAGTGGACTCAGTCAAGCCTCAAATCATGACCCCTCAggagaaaattgaaaaattgagGAGGCGGCAGCAAATGCAGGCAATGATTGCTATTcagaaacaacaacaacaattgggCCATCAAGTTCCTAGTACTAGTAAATCAAGCACTCAAAAATGTCCTCCAGAAATTCAAAGTCATCTTAGTGATGGGACTGATGACGATCTAAGAACTCTTCCTGCTCTAGATCCACCAATTGAACAAGATGATTCTAATACAATGTCAGTGGCAGTTGGTAATGATTTCGTTGAAGATACCGTATTGTACAGACTTCAGGATATTATATCAAAG TTAGACATCAAAATAAGACTCTGCATCAGAGATAGTTTGTTCCGGTTGGCACAAAGGCATTATACTAGTGATACTAGCAGTACAAACAAAAGTAGCAGAGAAGAACTTGAAGTTGCTGCAAGAGAAGAAAGCATTAGCCAAAACAG ATATGCCAGGATGCCTGATGTTGAAACAGAGACGAATCCCATTGATAGAACTGTGGCTCATTTACTTTTTCATAGGCCTATGGAGTTGACCCAAAACTATTCTGACAAGCTGGAGTCACCTATTTCTACCAAATGTGAAAGCAAAGCAGCTAACCCCTTGAACTTTCCAGTGAGTTGCTTACCAGATGAGGACTCGAAAAACAATCAACAACTTTCTCACCTTGGGTTTAAGAATCCTTGGGTTGATGCCCAGTCCATGGATCAAATTAAAAACAGTCCCTGCATAGACACGTCAGAGAATGCTTCAAACACACAGGAACTTGAAGCCTCTCAATGA